A portion of the Collinsella aerofaciens genome contains these proteins:
- the gatB gene encoding Asp-tRNA(Asn)/Glu-tRNA(Gln) amidotransferase subunit GatB: MKELSEVLQDWEAVIGLEIHTELTALDTKMFCNCKLSHDDEPNANVCPVCLGLPGALPVPNKRAIESIVKAGLATNCEIQRHSMFYRKHYFYPDMAKNFQTTQGPVAFAMYGHLDLDVTGRGAAERPDCAFGEAEAQSLASASANAEGLSTSMTSTMREGNQRAGHLASYDASNLQMPERREDGSYTVPIRILRIHMEEDAAKMVHVGGAEGRITAAAESLVDYNRCGTPLIELVTEPDLRTPEEARLFMEKLRRIFVTLGISDCSMEKGSMRCDGNVSLRRRGETKLGTKTELKNLNSFKSLHDGLAYEICRQAEVLEEGGIIYQETRHWEPSRKRTVVMRVKETADDYRLFPDPDLAPFDLDDEFIDRCRGEIPELPDAKCARFEADFGIKAADAEQIAGDPEFADFFEAAAAGMAGKEAQTVANLLVNEMIAYLKGAGVSLAESGIAPAQVAALAKLLATDAISSNQAHEVFEAMAQTGDDPNKIVDERGMRQVSDAGALQPIVDEVLANCAEQAQQYRDGNQKVIGFLVGQCMKASRGKGNPKLFNELLRTSLS; the protein is encoded by the coding sequence ATGAAGGAGCTTTCCGAGGTCCTGCAGGATTGGGAGGCCGTGATCGGCCTGGAGATCCATACCGAGCTCACCGCACTCGATACCAAGATGTTCTGCAACTGCAAGCTCAGCCACGATGACGAGCCCAACGCCAACGTGTGCCCGGTGTGCCTGGGCCTGCCCGGCGCGCTGCCGGTGCCCAACAAGCGCGCCATCGAGAGCATCGTCAAGGCCGGTCTCGCCACCAACTGCGAGATCCAGCGCCACTCGATGTTCTACCGCAAGCACTACTTCTATCCCGATATGGCCAAGAACTTCCAGACTACGCAGGGTCCGGTCGCCTTTGCCATGTACGGTCACCTGGACCTGGACGTGACCGGTCGCGGTGCCGCCGAGCGCCCCGACTGCGCGTTTGGCGAGGCCGAGGCTCAGAGCCTGGCGAGCGCCTCGGCCAACGCCGAGGGCCTGTCCACGTCCATGACGTCGACCATGCGCGAGGGCAACCAGCGTGCCGGCCACCTGGCCAGCTACGATGCGTCCAACCTGCAGATGCCCGAGCGTCGCGAGGACGGTTCCTACACGGTGCCCATCCGCATCCTGCGCATCCACATGGAGGAGGACGCCGCCAAGATGGTTCACGTGGGCGGCGCCGAGGGCCGCATTACCGCCGCGGCCGAGTCGCTTGTCGACTACAACCGCTGCGGTACGCCGCTCATCGAGCTTGTCACCGAGCCCGATCTGCGCACGCCCGAGGAGGCTCGCCTGTTTATGGAGAAGCTCCGTCGCATCTTTGTGACGCTGGGCATTTCCGATTGCTCCATGGAGAAGGGTTCCATGCGCTGCGACGGCAACGTGTCGCTGCGCCGCCGCGGCGAGACCAAGCTGGGCACCAAGACCGAGCTCAAGAACCTCAACTCGTTTAAGAGCCTGCATGACGGCCTTGCCTACGAGATCTGCCGCCAGGCCGAGGTGCTCGAGGAGGGCGGCATCATCTATCAGGAGACCCGCCACTGGGAGCCCAGCCGCAAGCGCACCGTGGTCATGCGTGTGAAGGAAACGGCAGACGACTATCGTCTGTTCCCCGATCCCGACCTGGCGCCGTTCGACCTGGACGACGAGTTTATCGACCGTTGCCGTGGCGAGATTCCCGAGCTGCCCGATGCCAAGTGCGCCCGTTTTGAGGCCGACTTTGGCATTAAGGCGGCCGACGCCGAGCAGATCGCTGGCGACCCGGAGTTTGCCGACTTCTTTGAGGCCGCCGCTGCCGGTATGGCCGGCAAGGAGGCCCAGACGGTTGCAAACCTGCTGGTGAACGAGATGATCGCCTACCTTAAGGGCGCAGGCGTGTCGCTCGCCGAGTCCGGCATCGCGCCGGCTCAGGTGGCAGCGCTGGCTAAGCTGCTGGCGACCGATGCCATCAGCTCCAACCAGGCGCACGAGGTCTTTGAGGCCATGGCCCAGACCGGCGACGACCCCAACAAGATCGTTGACGAGCGCGGTATGCGTCAGGTGAGCGATGCCGGCGCGCTGCAGCCGATTGTGGACGAGGTGCTGGCAAACTGTGCCGAGCAGGCGCAGCAGTATCGTGACGGCAACCAGAAGGTTATCGGCTTTTTGGTGGGCCAGTGCATGAAGGCGAGCCGCGGCAAGGGCAACCCGAAGCTCTTCAACGAGTTGCTGAGAACGTCGCTCTCGTAA
- a CDS encoding DUF6110 family protein: protein MKKSTFNTLLVGGGFLLGTAGIKLLTSAPIKNACVQGIACGMRIKNGYQDMVEQAKAEVDDMVAEAAYITQSEAAADEAAE from the coding sequence ATGAAGAAGTCCACGTTCAACACCCTGCTTGTCGGTGGCGGTTTTCTGCTTGGCACGGCCGGCATCAAGCTGCTTACCAGCGCCCCGATCAAGAATGCCTGCGTGCAGGGTATCGCGTGCGGTATGCGCATCAAGAATGGCTACCAGGACATGGTCGAGCAGGCCAAGGCCGAGGTCGACGACATGGTTGCCGAGGCGGCCTACATCACCCAGAGCGAGGCCGCTGCTGACGAGGCAGCCGAGTAG
- a CDS encoding heavy metal translocating P-type ATPase: MPESDLDALLKLSGEIDGVRKVRVYGRIGQMALEYDERCRASVLDALGALDAQAIADAKTGYVMQLEPRRHKLVMDLATLVGAHYARRWFLPTPLRAVFVVVGYMTFLRAALRELAQPRLTVPVLDASAIGISFVKRDVDTAGQTMFLLNVGELLEDYTRAMSENELINSLLDVPDKAQKVVGDTEVSVAATELEPGDLVAVRTGMSICIDGVVEQGSAMVNQATLTGEPLAVERSVGDDVFAGTVVEDGSILVRVRANTAQTKLRSIVSLVQTADSLKSEGQSHMEDLANKIVPWNFLLAGLVALATRSLIKTSAALMVDYSCALKLTGSVAVMTAMSDAAKMGVMVKGAKYFESFAKADTIVFDKTGTLTEAQPRLACVLTTDGWSEDEVLRLSACLEEHFPHPVARAVVNAARERGLEHRERHAAVEYIVAHGIASSIEGRRAIIGSAHFVFEDEGARLESDIKERIESQMQGLSPLYLAVDGTVVGVLGIEDPLKPGVREAIADLHALGVKHVVMLTGDSERTAERIAREAGVDEFKAELLPEDKYAYVERIKREGRHVAMVGDGVNDSPALGLADVGLAMGGGSDIAKEVADIILADTDLAAIVRLRRMSQGLIDRLTSSYSKVMLTNSALLALGITGAITPQASSLLHNGSTIAYSLGNAKAYLR, from the coding sequence GTGCCAGAGAGCGATCTCGATGCGCTTCTAAAGCTCAGCGGCGAAATCGATGGTGTGCGCAAGGTGCGCGTCTACGGCCGCATTGGCCAGATGGCGCTCGAATACGACGAGCGGTGTCGTGCGAGCGTGCTCGACGCCTTGGGTGCGCTCGATGCCCAGGCCATTGCCGACGCAAAGACGGGTTACGTGATGCAGCTTGAGCCACGCAGGCACAAGCTCGTTATGGATCTTGCCACGCTTGTCGGCGCTCACTATGCACGTCGCTGGTTCTTGCCCACGCCGCTGCGCGCGGTGTTTGTCGTGGTCGGTTACATGACCTTTTTGCGCGCCGCCCTCCGTGAGCTCGCGCAGCCGCGCCTGACTGTTCCCGTGCTCGACGCTTCGGCCATCGGCATTTCGTTCGTCAAGCGCGACGTTGACACCGCGGGCCAGACAATGTTCCTGCTCAACGTGGGCGAGCTGCTCGAGGACTACACCCGCGCCATGAGCGAAAACGAGCTCATCAACTCGCTGCTCGATGTGCCCGACAAGGCGCAAAAGGTCGTCGGTGACACCGAGGTAAGCGTTGCCGCGACCGAGCTCGAGCCCGGCGATCTGGTCGCCGTGCGCACTGGCATGTCCATTTGCATCGACGGTGTTGTCGAACAGGGGAGCGCTATGGTCAACCAGGCGACCCTGACCGGCGAGCCGCTGGCCGTCGAGCGCAGCGTGGGCGATGACGTGTTCGCCGGAACCGTCGTGGAGGACGGCAGCATCTTGGTGCGCGTGCGCGCCAATACGGCGCAAACCAAACTGCGCTCAATCGTCTCGCTCGTGCAGACGGCCGACTCGCTCAAGTCCGAGGGCCAGTCGCATATGGAGGACCTTGCCAACAAGATCGTCCCGTGGAACTTCCTGCTCGCGGGCCTGGTTGCGCTTGCCACTCGCAGCCTCATCAAGACCTCAGCGGCGCTGATGGTCGACTACTCGTGCGCGCTCAAGCTCACGGGTTCGGTCGCCGTCATGACCGCCATGAGCGATGCCGCCAAGATGGGCGTGATGGTCAAGGGCGCTAAGTACTTTGAGTCGTTTGCCAAGGCCGACACCATTGTGTTTGATAAGACCGGCACGCTCACCGAGGCGCAACCGCGTCTTGCCTGCGTACTCACCACCGATGGCTGGAGCGAGGACGAGGTCCTGCGCCTTTCCGCTTGCCTGGAGGAGCATTTCCCGCATCCGGTGGCGCGCGCCGTGGTCAATGCGGCACGCGAGCGCGGGCTCGAGCACCGCGAGCGCCATGCCGCCGTCGAGTACATCGTGGCGCACGGCATCGCTTCGTCCATTGAAGGGCGTCGCGCCATCATCGGTTCCGCGCACTTTGTATTTGAGGACGAGGGCGCACGGCTCGAATCCGACATCAAGGAGCGCATCGAGTCCCAGATGCAGGGCCTGTCGCCGCTGTACCTGGCGGTCGACGGCACCGTTGTGGGCGTGCTCGGTATCGAGGACCCGCTTAAGCCCGGGGTCCGCGAGGCCATCGCCGACCTGCACGCGCTGGGCGTCAAGCACGTGGTCATGCTCACGGGCGACTCCGAGCGCACGGCTGAGCGCATCGCGCGCGAGGCGGGCGTTGACGAGTTTAAGGCCGAACTGCTGCCCGAGGACAAGTATGCCTATGTGGAGCGGATTAAGCGCGAGGGGCGCCACGTTGCCATGGTGGGCGACGGCGTCAATGATTCGCCGGCACTCGGTTTGGCCGACGTGGGCCTGGCGATGGGCGGCGGAAGCGACATCGCCAAAGAGGTCGCCGACATCATCCTGGCCGATACGGACCTCGCGGCGATCGTTCGCCTGCGCCGCATGAGCCAGGGCCTCATCGACCGTCTGACGAGTTCGTATTCCAAGGTGATGCTCACTAACTCAGCGCTCCTGGCGCTGGGCATTACCGGCGCGATTACCCCGCAAGCGTCATCGCTGCTGCATAACGGCTCGACGATTGCCTACAGCCTGGGCAACGCGAAGGCTTACCTGCGTTAG
- a CDS encoding type II toxin-antitoxin system VapC family toxin codes for MSGAPLKIMVDANVWVDSFCVDHAESLAARAFIGQATESGATLLFPVHIAKDVLYVVQHELKRSVLAGGGALDEASARAIGDAALAFVRNMTENATAVGADASDLWLADKYLALHRDYEDNLVLAACKRAQVDYLVTNDRKLLEHADLAAKTPRQMMPILALAERGRAAIG; via the coding sequence GTGAGTGGGGCGCCTCTCAAGATCATGGTGGACGCCAACGTATGGGTTGATTCGTTTTGCGTCGACCATGCCGAGTCGCTTGCCGCGCGTGCGTTTATTGGGCAGGCGACGGAATCGGGCGCAACGTTGCTCTTTCCGGTGCATATCGCCAAGGACGTGCTGTACGTTGTCCAACATGAGCTGAAGCGTAGCGTTCTTGCCGGCGGGGGAGCGCTCGACGAGGCTTCTGCCCGCGCGATTGGCGATGCGGCGCTGGCGTTTGTTCGGAATATGACCGAAAACGCCACGGCCGTGGGTGCAGATGCGTCGGACCTTTGGCTGGCCGACAAATACTTAGCGCTCCATCGCGATTACGAGGACAACTTGGTGCTCGCCGCGTGCAAGCGCGCGCAGGTCGATTACTTGGTGACCAACGATCGCAAACTGCTCGAACATGCTGATCTTGCAGCAAAGACACCTCGTCAAATGATGCCGATTCTTGCTTTGGCCGAACGCGGCCGCGCGGCTATCGGTTGA
- a CDS encoding patatin family protein, producing the protein MTAEDKAKNAGKVALVLEGGSFRGQFTAGVLDVLMEAGVEIPAVYGVSAGALNGVNYKSHQIGRANRINLAFCNDNRFMGAASFAATGSIVGYDFIFNDVQDRLDPFDNETFDASPIEMYAVATDMLFGTATYLPVKSAVLDLDAVRASTSLPLVTPPVEIDGHKYVDGGVADSVPIEHVLEEAGFDRAVVIVTQDRSYEKKPYEFLPAARARYADYPYLLEAIETRHDRYNLQRMHLWKYEREGRALVIAPQKPVEVGHVEHDPAKLLDLYIQGRQEAKRLLGDIEAFVER; encoded by the coding sequence ATGACTGCAGAAGATAAGGCAAAGAACGCCGGCAAGGTCGCGCTCGTCTTGGAGGGCGGCAGTTTTCGCGGGCAGTTTACTGCGGGCGTGCTCGACGTTCTCATGGAGGCTGGCGTCGAGATTCCGGCTGTCTACGGTGTATCGGCCGGCGCCCTCAATGGCGTGAACTACAAGTCGCACCAGATCGGCCGTGCCAACCGCATCAACCTGGCTTTCTGTAACGACAACCGCTTCATGGGCGCCGCGTCGTTTGCGGCCACGGGCTCTATCGTCGGCTACGACTTTATCTTCAACGATGTCCAGGACCGCCTGGATCCCTTTGACAACGAGACGTTCGATGCGAGCCCCATCGAGATGTACGCCGTTGCGACGGACATGCTGTTCGGAACCGCCACGTACCTGCCGGTCAAAAGCGCCGTACTTGACCTCGATGCCGTGCGCGCCTCGACGTCGCTGCCGCTGGTGACGCCGCCGGTCGAGATCGACGGGCACAAATACGTCGACGGCGGCGTTGCCGATTCGGTTCCTATTGAGCATGTGCTCGAGGAGGCGGGCTTCGACCGTGCGGTCGTCATCGTCACCCAGGACCGCTCGTATGAGAAAAAGCCCTACGAGTTTTTGCCGGCGGCGCGTGCGCGCTATGCCGACTACCCCTATCTGCTCGAGGCTATCGAGACACGCCACGACCGCTATAACCTCCAGCGCATGCACCTGTGGAAGTATGAGCGCGAGGGTCGCGCGCTGGTCATCGCTCCGCAAAAGCCGGTCGAGGTCGGCCATGTCGAGCATGATCCGGCCAAGCTTCTCGACCTGTATATCCAGGGCCGCCAGGAGGCAAAGCGCTTGCTGGGAGATATCGAGGCATTTGTCGAGCGCTAG
- the rplM gene encoding 50S ribosomal protein L13 — MISKSTHYAKQGEVQRNWVLVDADGAVLGRLATQIAMILRGKNKPQFTPNSDCGDFVVVINADKVQLTGNKADTKTYYRHSGYNGGLKAESFRQAMEKHPEKVIERAVRGMLPKTTLGRAQMTKLKVYAGAEHPHAAQNPTKIELEA; from the coding sequence GTGATTTCGAAATCGACTCACTACGCCAAGCAGGGCGAGGTCCAGCGCAACTGGGTTCTCGTCGACGCCGATGGTGCTGTCCTGGGCCGTCTTGCCACCCAGATCGCAATGATCCTGCGCGGTAAGAACAAGCCCCAGTTCACGCCCAACAGCGACTGCGGCGACTTCGTTGTCGTCATCAACGCCGATAAGGTCCAGCTTACCGGTAACAAGGCCGACACGAAGACCTATTATCGCCACAGCGGCTACAACGGCGGCCTCAAGGCTGAGAGCTTCCGCCAGGCTATGGAGAAGCACCCGGAGAAGGTCATCGAGCGCGCCGTTCGCGGCATGCTGCCCAAGACCACCCTCGGCCGTGCCCAGATGACCAAGCTTAAGGTCTACGCTGGTGCCGAGCATCCGCACGCTGCCCAGAACCCCACGAAGATTGAGCTGGAGGCTTAA
- the rpsI gene encoding 30S ribosomal protein S9, with protein sequence MAENTVVYQGTGRRKNAVARVRLVPGTGKVTINKRDAEQYFGRHQLVENALAPFKVTDTAGQFDVIALCDGGGISGQSGALRLGIARALLNAGDYRADLKKAGFLTRDARVVERKKYGLKKARRAPQFSKR encoded by the coding sequence ATGGCTGAGAACACCGTTGTCTACCAGGGTACCGGCCGTCGTAAGAACGCCGTCGCCCGCGTCCGTCTCGTCCCCGGCACCGGCAAGGTGACCATCAATAAGCGTGACGCCGAGCAGTATTTCGGCCGTCATCAGCTCGTTGAGAACGCCCTTGCTCCCTTCAAGGTGACCGACACCGCCGGTCAGTTCGACGTTATCGCTCTGTGCGATGGCGGCGGCATCTCCGGTCAGTCCGGCGCTCTGCGCCTGGGCATCGCTCGCGCTCTTCTGAACGCTGGCGACTACCGTGCTGACCTCAAGAAGGCCGGTTTCCTTACGCGCGATGCTCGCGTGGTCGAGCGCAAGAAGTACGGCCTCAAGAAGGCCCGCCGCGCTCCCCAGTTCTCCAAGCGCTAA
- the glmM gene encoding phosphoglucosamine mutase produces MPQNIFGTDGVRGVANADLSCDLAFRLGRAATKFLGPDICIGRDTRLSGTMLESALTAGIMAEGGRPHCCGVIPTPAVALLTVQNELDGGIVISASHNPPEFNGIKFFSRKGMKLPDAVEEEISAWVMSEEAMAADTLPTGAGVGHIIKMKDARKAYVDHAIDTLDGLRLDGLVVAVDCGHGASCQTTPAALQRLGATVHAINTDYCGTDINVECGSTHLEPLRELVLRTHADIGLAHDGDADRVLFVDSEGNEIDGDYILAICGSDLAARGKLANSEIVSTVMCNLGFSIAMKEQGFEMVQTAVGDRYVLERMLADGAVIGGEQSGHIIFLEHNTTGDGLVTALQLLAVLKRTGRTLTDLAGIMKKYPQVLVNVHSDNKAGLDDCQPIWDAVAAAEKELDGRGRILVRPSGTEPLVRVMAEAETHELTQRVVDDIVEVVKRELP; encoded by the coding sequence ATGCCCCAGAACATCTTCGGTACCGATGGCGTCCGTGGCGTCGCCAACGCCGATCTTTCGTGCGACCTCGCGTTTCGCCTGGGCCGCGCGGCGACCAAGTTCCTTGGTCCGGACATCTGCATCGGCCGTGACACGCGCCTTTCGGGCACCATGCTCGAGAGCGCTCTGACCGCCGGCATCATGGCCGAGGGCGGCCGTCCGCACTGCTGCGGTGTCATCCCCACGCCTGCCGTGGCGCTGCTCACTGTTCAAAACGAGCTCGACGGCGGCATCGTCATCTCCGCTTCGCACAATCCGCCGGAGTTCAACGGCATCAAGTTCTTTAGCCGCAAGGGCATGAAGCTTCCCGACGCGGTCGAGGAAGAGATCAGCGCCTGGGTCATGTCCGAGGAGGCCATGGCTGCCGATACGCTGCCGACCGGCGCCGGCGTGGGCCACATTATCAAGATGAAGGACGCTCGCAAGGCATACGTCGACCACGCCATCGATACGCTTGATGGCCTGAGGCTCGACGGCCTGGTTGTTGCCGTCGACTGCGGTCACGGTGCTTCCTGCCAGACTACGCCCGCCGCGCTGCAGCGCCTGGGTGCCACGGTGCACGCCATCAACACCGATTACTGCGGCACCGACATCAACGTTGAGTGCGGCTCTACGCACCTCGAGCCCCTGCGCGAGCTCGTGCTGCGCACCCATGCTGACATCGGTCTGGCCCACGACGGCGACGCCGACCGTGTGCTGTTCGTGGACAGCGAGGGCAATGAGATCGACGGTGACTACATCCTGGCTATCTGCGGTTCTGACCTCGCCGCTCGCGGCAAGCTCGCCAACTCCGAGATCGTCTCGACCGTCATGTGCAACCTGGGCTTCTCCATCGCTATGAAGGAGCAGGGCTTCGAGATGGTTCAGACCGCCGTGGGCGACCGTTACGTTCTGGAGCGCATGCTCGCGGACGGCGCCGTCATCGGCGGCGAACAGTCCGGCCACATCATCTTCCTGGAGCACAACACCACCGGTGACGGCTTGGTGACGGCTCTGCAGCTGCTGGCCGTGCTCAAGCGCACCGGTCGTACCCTCACCGATCTTGCCGGCATCATGAAGAAGTACCCGCAGGTACTCGTCAACGTGCATTCCGACAACAAGGCCGGTCTGGACGATTGCCAGCCCATTTGGGACGCCGTCGCTGCTGCCGAGAAGGAGCTTGACGGCCGCGGCCGCATTCTGGTGCGCCCGAGCGGTACCGAGCCGCTGGTCCGCGTGATGGCCGAGGCCGAGACGCACGAGCTGACCCAGCGCGTTGTTGACGACATCGTCGAGGTTGTCAAGCGCGAACTTCCCTAA
- a CDS encoding PTS glucose transporter subunit IIA, which yields MRGRVLTLDAPISGDVIPLSEVNDQTFATGLLGQGVAIQPTGTRVIAPADAKVEAIFPTGHAVALNTVDGLDVLIHVGLDTVQLEGKHFTVHAQVGDIVHKGDVLIEFDREAIAAEGYDVTVPILVCNSVEFSSIKGSVGVHVEEMDQLIVARER from the coding sequence ATGCGTGGTCGAGTCCTTACGCTGGATGCTCCCATCTCGGGCGATGTCATTCCGCTTTCCGAGGTAAACGACCAGACATTTGCCACCGGCCTTTTGGGCCAGGGCGTTGCCATTCAGCCTACGGGTACGCGCGTGATCGCGCCGGCTGACGCGAAGGTCGAGGCTATTTTTCCCACGGGACACGCCGTTGCGCTTAACACGGTCGATGGTCTGGACGTGCTCATCCACGTTGGCTTGGACACTGTTCAGCTCGAGGGCAAGCACTTTACCGTACATGCGCAAGTGGGTGACATCGTTCATAAGGGCGATGTACTCATTGAGTTCGATCGCGAGGCAATTGCTGCCGAGGGCTACGATGTGACGGTTCCCATCTTGGTGTGCAACTCCGTTGAGTTCTCGAGCATCAAGGGCTCCGTTGGCGTGCATGTCGAAGAGATGGACCAGCTCATCGTTGCTCGCGAGCGCTAG
- the nagB gene encoding glucosamine-6-phosphate deaminase, with translation MKIIKAKDYEDMSRKAANIISAQVILKPDCVLGLATGSTPIGAYKQLAAWYEKGDVDFAEVSTYNLDEYRGLSHDDPQSYHYFMRENFFDHINIDLNNTHVPDGSNPDAAAACSEYDKIVAAAGYPDLQLLGIGNNGHIGFNEPDDHFSKGTHCVDLTESTIQANSRLFDSIDDVPRQAYTMGTQTIMYARMILVVANGEAKAQAVHDMCYGPVTPACPASILQLHTNCVVVADEAALSLCE, from the coding sequence ATGAAGATCATTAAAGCTAAAGACTACGAGGATATGAGCCGCAAGGCCGCCAATATCATCTCGGCGCAGGTTATCCTCAAGCCCGACTGTGTGCTGGGCCTTGCCACCGGCTCCACCCCGATCGGTGCCTACAAGCAGCTCGCTGCTTGGTACGAGAAGGGCGACGTCGACTTTGCCGAGGTCAGCACCTACAACCTGGACGAGTATCGCGGCCTTTCGCACGACGATCCCCAGAGCTATCACTACTTCATGCGTGAGAACTTCTTCGATCACATCAACATCGACCTGAACAACACGCATGTGCCCGACGGTTCCAATCCCGACGCCGCCGCTGCTTGCTCTGAGTACGACAAGATCGTCGCCGCCGCCGGTTACCCGGATCTGCAGCTGCTCGGCATTGGCAACAACGGTCATATCGGCTTCAACGAGCCCGATGACCACTTCTCCAAGGGCACGCACTGCGTCGACCTCACCGAGAGCACCATTCAGGCCAACAGCCGCCTGTTCGACAGCATCGACGATGTTCCCCGTCAGGCCTACACCATGGGTACCCAGACCATCATGTATGCCCGCATGATCCTGGTCGTCGCCAACGGCGAGGCCAAGGCTCAGGCCGTGCATGACATGTGCTATGGTCCGGTTACGCCCGCGTGCCCGGCTTCGATCCTGCAGCTGCACACCAACTGCGTTGTCGTTGCCGACGAGGCCGCCCTTTCGCTCTGCGAGTAG